Below is a genomic region from Rhododendron vialii isolate Sample 1 chromosome 5a, ASM3025357v1.
GTCCTTTCAGGCCATCTGCAACCCCCTGGGCctggttcctttctctctcaagcctgatgatggtacgttggagcttggagttttcactgacaagttttgctcgttggggctctgattggctaagtttttgagccatggccaccattttttgcatcacctggaaacattcaaaacaattgtgataaacataactgttaagttctgtgtacactatgatcacaaaaagaaattttaccttggcgttgtgggacatgaaggaactgagaagattgtctggagacattgcaacttctttttgcatgtccccaggcaacaaaaaggcctgggacaatgcaagggcagtcccttcgGTCTCGacagtgtcccgagcagtgatagctcggttcccatgagagaaggagggagccCATATTGGAGCAGGAGACGAGGAggaaggtgggggtctttcttgaggctgttccacccgttgacgtttttctctgtggatggcctcgatttcttctggggaaaagccaggaggagcatcagtctgagtCTGAGTACGGCGGCCACGACCTTGGCCATCTTGGCCCCGAGCAgcgccacgacctcgaccaggtatGGTGAGAAGACTCCCTAAATCAATTGGCTGGTTCATTGCTGGAGGTGAAGGCGTGTAACCGCTGGAAGAAGAACTTGATGTGGGACTGGAGGCTTCTTCGGCAAGGGGAATTGGTTCGTCGgagattggaggtgtccgagaacgcctttcttcgggaacaggtcttgaaggaccagccgctgcaaggttgtccgctgctcgggtacgccgatcaataaaccccccgtatgacgctttgtaactcagcagaacctgagccgctcttgctcggccagcaaggtaagtcccttcgccgttgaaagcaagtgctcgcttgatatcagctacgtgcacttgaggggttatgatattataaccccggttaatgttcgaagctgcagccgagcaaagcataaataattagaaagcatgaaaaagcttttcctatgaaaaaggacaaggatttgaaattaggggaaagcattaacgtgggctcccgaatacatgaggagcgtgaaaaccaatcacttggccgtcctcatctctgggttcgaagttgcccgtgacaatcaggaagtcgtcgtcatcccctcgagcagagtcagggagttcaaggacaagcttcttcctagaatccctactctttaaataatatgtgagggcatccccggttctagAGATACTATATAGGTGATGAATGTCGTATAAACCTAAAgaggtccctaacatctgatttaTGGTGTtgatgcccataactactcggaagaagttGGCAGAGACTTGCATTGGGGAAAGTCTATAATACGCCAAAACTTGGCGAAGCAGAGGAGccaagggaaacctaactccgccttcaacgacggctactactggaatatgaagggtgtcaaaatcgaagctttcacgaatggcatcctcaggagccaaaacagtggctacgttgtcaggaatcccatatcgagatctaaaactagccatggtttaaggagtattacaatgtctacgaaatctccccattaccagaaaaccttttggggttctttgaagtataaagaaaggggacgatgaaaccctaacgaaAGATTGTGAACAATCTACCAAGAGAAAAAGAgcagtaaggagaggaatgatgacttacgacaaatagtcgattgaatccctaaaagcagaaaggaggaggtcttgaaatgatgaacagagcttcaatggcgggtaaacctTGAAATCGCCTCTTTCTGCTGAGgaagtctaagagagagattgagatttttgaaaatgggacgaaaacccaaaaataccccaaaagtgggtggcgtacgtgaaacgtcatcccagacgccgtttgagcgttccgttttcccataaacacgtctgttcgtatttaatgaaacgcaatacgatgatcgacgcgtgtaaaggttagggctaaaagcctgtgacggccacaagaaaagatgattttttcttaagcaaagtgatgaaacattgcaccaatatgtgaaatagggtgcagaaacaaagtgaatttgttcggttaaaagctttactcgtcatctgagtaaaatataaacgagcaaagctggggagcaattgtagggaggtattcccgagcagatacatttagttaccaaacacgtgatgtttgggaacacgtggtaaatacgactggacttatcgccgagcagttcggtgaacagcgatatggaccagtgatatgagaagtcatggctataaatagactgttcggttatgatacagccgaacagatgatgtaaagaacctagcacgtgatacgagtgatcacgggttgaaagcaatgcaatcgatatccgaataaatggtacgtgggaccatagtttgaatatagacaggacagtcatcatgctaaacaagtgttcggcaatatggaccagtgacatgagaagtcaatggtccaggaaggttgtacgggctcaaggaccagttacatgtgaggtaactagtccaagccgtctgttcggctatgagatggccgaacaaagatggaactccaatcgagagtaagagcagagagaatactctggaagattccagaatagtcatgtctcatatagggataaagatcccaagaatataggatctgagaaagatacccaacgagtatgggatgttcggctcttaaaggaaaagaatcctaaaaggactcttttccataaattgataaaggaaacgagaatccttgatatcctgggtttcctatacgagttgggaatcctatggcaatagggatgcttgggcaccaagcatccgaatgtctatataaacagagcaagcctagaggtgaaaggtacgcaatacactgcaatcttattgctttcctactgataattagggtttgatcattagtacgaaatactaacaaaggcatcggagggcctttgccacgagaggcaaaggtgcgctcactccttgtctgttttgcaggataagggtttctctgacgaattagggttacgttcaagaggcacgtggagccgctgcattccagtgctgttcaaagcactacttgaatttatccacctacaggCATGGTGAGGCCAGGCTCAGGCACTCCAGCAGATTGCGGCAGAAGTGAGGTTAAGACATCCAGATAGGGTTTGACGAAATGCATCCTTGTGTAACCTCCCCACCAACTATCAAATTTGGCCCCTTTATCAGTGCGTTCAGCATAGCGATGAAGGGCAAAGGTCTTTCGAAGCTCAGGGAGAGTGTTCCTAACCCTTTCTAGGTCATTTGGTTGAACGACTGGCCTGTCTGTAAAATCCTCATTCAGGGACTGGTACAGAGGTAATGGAGTGAGTTGACAAAGGCCGAATTGTTTGGCAAATTGGGCTGCATTATAATATTCAACTCCACACTTGTAGTTGGTGGGAGTGTAGGCCATGCCATACATAAGGTCCCTGGAAATTAGAAAGCTGCTCCAAATTTCGAGATGGTCATCACCTGAATCTGAGGCTTCTTGTTTCAGCCACCAGGACACCGTGTCCCTAACAAAGGGCAGCCAGGACTTCCCCATCCCAGTGAGTTCATGGTAGAAGAATTTGAAGTAGGTCCCAAAGGCATATCGAAGGCCACGAGCATCTGTGTAATGGAGGCCGTAACAGGTGTGTTCTGGCTTTTTGCTCATGGGTGGGGCAAGTTTAGGAAAGTAAGACCATAACCATAAGGTCATAATCCACAGGGGTCCAGGGGCAAAGATAAATTTATTGCTAATCAGTTCCTTCATACCACGGTAAAGATGGGCTAAGACCAAAGGGCCTAATGCCAGCTTCTGCCCAGAAGCTAGGGCACAGGCCAAGTCTATAAAATCCTTGGTGACTCTATTCGCAGAGACATAAAAGATGAACTTGTTTAACCAATACAGAAGGAAGGCCACGTGTTCACTATCCTCAACGAGGCCCTTTTTGGCATAATGATTAATGAAAGGGGCAAAAGACAAGGGTTCTTTATACTCAAAGTAAAGAGTTTTCTGTGACAGAAAGTAATTGGCCTCTATCCCATGGGGACGGAGGCCTGTCAGGAAAGCCAAGTCCTGAAGGGTAGGGCTCATAAGGCCCACCTTAAATTGGAACGAGTTTGTGGTAACTGACCAGAACTAAGAGGCAGCTAGGAAGAGATTTTTGTCCATATCAATAAGTGATCGACTGAGTAGAATGGCATCTTGGATCCCTATTTGCTTCCACAGATCGCCTTTGGCCTCGAGCATTCGATCAAGCCACTCCACATACTTGGCATCAGGTTTATGCCAAAGACGATTGGGGATATCAGAGCTAAAACGATTCCAGTCAAGGGATGGAGATTCAAAGGGAAGAACTTCCTCAGCTAATGGGTACATCGGTGCAAACTGAGAAGGAAACCCTAGTTGAAACGCAGGCCCCAACCCAACTCGATCAGCGTTAGCAATAACCAGGATGTCATTAGTGATCGCTTTACGCTCTTCGTCAATGATCTTGCGTATTTGAATGGCGAGGCTGTTAGGATTTGGTGGAGGAGCGTTAGCTTTGTGGGTCGCCATCTCTGGTGCAGATCAGAGGATTTGAATGGAAGAATGGCGGTTTAGGGCTTTTTCTGGACTTCGTTCGTGCAAGAGaggatgtagagagagaatgaaaggaAAGAATGGAGCTTTGTGGATCGCGGCACAATTGGTGCCATTggtttctctttctatctctatctctttgatCGAGATTGAAGAAGCAACTCAAGGGTTGGACTCTTGATTGACGCAAAGAGTCCTGACGGTTTTGAAAAGCTGCATGGCAGCCAATGCACGGCCTGAGGTGATGCCACGTGTCCCTCAGGCCTAAAATGATGATAGTTGTTGCTGTCAACAGGACTCTTTAGGGGGTTATTTATTTCGGAAACTGTTGAGATTCAACATGGAGAATTCAAACCCAATTGGGAGACGTGCTTTGGAACTTAAAAAGTTGTTAGGCTTAAATATGGCCTAATTATCTTTTTAAGTGTAAAacatttgaacttttgaaaaattcttaggCTATACAAGCCTGATTATTTTTCGAATCTAGCGATAAGGACTCGTTTGGTTATGCCAAAAACCGTACTTTGTCCTAATTTACAAGCCtagatcttgaacaagatcaaggcatgggggggcattgtttacacccgtttttggcactcAGTCCTAGACTAGCGTTGCGCGGCCATTTAATTGAACTTCAATTAAATTGGGCTTAGAAATGGAGTTAATTGGgtttaaaattaatgggccaaggtTGTGTTCAATTGGGCCTGATTAATTTTAATGCAACTCAGTAATGGGTTTAATTTACTTGGGCCTCGTTATTTGAGTTCGGTCAGGGAATTCTATTATCCACGGCTAAGAAGGAGAAATTCCAGAATGTTCATTAAAATAATTGTATCAGTTATTTACAAAAGGCTACTTGACAAGTCAAATGGCCCATGTCTCCTTAATCCCCACGAAAACAGGTAGTGGAGGAAACCCACTACTTCAAGCATTTCCTCTTGTAACTGCCGTTAACTACCCACTCACAC
It encodes:
- the LOC131326910 gene encoding uncharacterized protein LOC131326910, with product MLCSAAASNINRGYNIITPQVHVADIKRALAFNGEGTYLAGRARAAQVLLSYKASYGGFIDRRTRAADNLAAAGPSRPVPEERRSRTPPISDEPIPLAEEASSPTSSSSSSGYTPSPPAMNQPIDLGSLLTIPGRGRGAARGQDGQGRGRRTQTQTDAPPGFSPEEIEAIHREKRQRVEQPQERPPPSSSSPAPIWAPSFSHGNRAITARDTVETEGTALALSQAFLLPGDMQKEVAMSPDNLLSSFMSHNAKVMQKMVAMAQKLSQSEPQRAKLVSENSKLQRTIIRLERERNQAQGVADGLKGQLKGTEDSLAQTLKELETSQNEAKAAFEKGYNEGIKVATESYTNQMPGIQDQVWVPSWRACLEKAEIPESSPLWTNIELPSAAAGDQEEIVEEGDEEQVLQTAEPPVTEVEPQSDMTNSGQKEASGGQLEDENLTAAEAPPTVPTTVQDLTEDE